TCTCCCCATTAGGAAGGGAGATCACAGATTTAACAGACATAGAAGAGTTCAACTTGGCTGTTTCAGTAAAGGAAGAAGAGATGAAAGAAGCAGTAGCCCagtatcaaataaaacataagcaGGAATAGAGTTTACGAGAATAGTACCAGCAATGACATCAACATCCGATTCTTCCTCGGTTTCGGACATATTATAAACCCTGTTACGGAGGGGGGCATAACTACCAGTAATTGTCTTGCTTGCATCAGAATTCTTAGGGCAAGAGTACGAATGGTGACCCTCATCATTGCAATAGAAACACTTGACATTAGAACCATCACAATTTTTGCCAGCGTGCCAATCTTTCTGGCACTTGAAACACTTCTTTGGTCTAGAATCAGAAGTACTCCCCTTGTTCGCAGGAATAAGCTTAGACTTCTTGGAGGGGTTTGCAGTATGAAATGAGGGAGGGGGCCTCTTGGCTGTGAGAGCACGCCTAGCATCTTCTTCCTCCTGAACTGCAGCATAAGCACTAAGGGCAACTTCATAAGCCCTCTGGAAAGTAGCAGCACCTGAACACATCATTGGTACCCTAATCCAAGCGTCTAACCTCCTCACATACAACCTCACTTTCTCAGCTTCAGAAGGGATCAAAACAGCAGCAAAACGAGACAACTCTGTGAACTTGTTAGTATATGCTTGCACCGACATAGAACCATGTTTCAGAGAGAGAAACTCTTCTCTTTTAAGCCACCTCAACTCGTCCGGATAGAATCTCTCCTTCAACTTCCTGGAGAACTTTTCCCACCCAAAGCCAGAGGTAGCAAGACATTCAGCTTTGACCATACCCCACCAGTTGTCAGCCTCTTTCTTCAGGTAATACGAGCCAATAGCTACCTTTTCAGCATCTGGGCAGCCGGTCGCGTCAAAGAGTTTTTCTATCTTACGCAACCAACCTTCGAGAACAACAGGATCGGCAGTACCCTCATAGGCTGGGGGACGGTGACGATCAAACCGATCAAAGACAGACTGGTTATTTGCCGGAACAGTGGATCGATTTGCGAGGGCAATGAGAGCATTCTCTAGAGCTCTCAGACGTTGGCGAGAAGACTCCTTCTCAGCAGAGGTTCTTCTTCTAGGAGGCATCctacaaaaacagaaatttatatGTAGTCTTACATACTTCCTTGCTTTTCTAAAAGCAATTACCATTTCTTACTACCCAAGTAATCCTCACTCTATGGTCGAGTCAATTGCTTAGATTCCAAGTAACTTACTTAAGCAAGCCTCAAAACCattcagctctgataccaactgtaatgacctgtcttaatatagggtgtattgCCGGAAACAATATgctaagttgggtcactaaattttcaaaaaaaaaaattataacttcaaataaactaaatcaaaaagtcattacataataatccagggagtaaaacactcccataaataaaaatataaaacatataaacttcaacttaatgttaTAGGTAACCCTACACTCTCTCAATCTTATTCCCCAGATGCTCCGAGTGaaatcaatcatcacctgcaacaactaaacaaCAAATTACCACAcagtggccagtaactagactgtccttaacacaaaagttcaaatttaaacaaacaactaatgcgaggcttaattaaaattcaaatcaattaacaacgatccaaccatagAAGCCAAACCgatagagtcaaataatgttgatcaattcaattaataccaaagtaggataaccaaatcaattaaaaccaaggaaaatttttccaaaacaatttaacaaaaaccaagttaacaatattttcaagtcgtacttggaacagacgcagtgaacaaaattcgcggcccactaagcctagataaagtcaaggcgaacctcgggtcaaccacaatgatataaccctgtctaagaatggccaatctctctcgttttccgaagatccagcataacgagaacgacaactaattctaaaaccaatctactatagatgaGCTGTgcaatcgaaggaaccactatggacttacccaacgatttcaAAATAACAACGAAACCAATGTACAttaggaaccactatggatttacccttaagaacccaaaagtcaaattccaaaaccaaatcaaatgttcataaagaaccactatggatttacccttaagaacccaaaaccCACAATGACCATTTCCAAAATATCAAAACTCCtaaggagtagttcaaaaccaatcaagatcaaaatcatacagtttaagttgtaatgtcggagtttggaataaggataattcgaacttaatcaagaatacaccttactacaactcttggcaagaatatactacagacaatgttattttattcttaagtatggacttgtcgacaagcaacaaaacagttttataaaccatcaaaacaaaatcacatagccattataatagtcaacaaagtcaatggtcaaggtcgaagacaatgccaaagtcaaattctctatttacatgacttaaacaacaaatggtcataaactatctaattaaataaataagtagtaaatgaaattaacacataaccaagcaattaggtacatgaccaaaaataataaattaataaattaaatcagattttaattccacttaaccttaattaatttcacaaaatttaaattaactagtttaagccattattaaataataattttgtaaaattaaacccaaattcatcaaaattaatttacactattacctactgattgtaacatattttagtgttaaaataatgtggaaataaattaaaatcagtaaattacagccaaattactattaataaaaagtgcagattttccaaattttcattataatttaaaataaaattattcaaatcacgaaaattaaatttttaccaatcctaaattaaatctaagttataacacatcatagaagattaaaataacaataatatatgcacgaaaataattaaagaaaaatttacaatataaaaccgaattaatcaatttaaattttaattaattctaaacaagacttctatgtttaattaagaaactaagtgaagaaaaatctagttacctggataatggaggaaagtaataatctttagaagattaaaaaaacaccaagaaaatctcccaaataattttcaaaataaattccttgaattaagcttgaataattcaaaataagtcttcaaaagtagcctaaaaatatgataatattttggcacttgaagaaaaataaagcaagtattttgCTATGTTCcttttttttgagagaaaagaatgagagaaagaaagtttatgagctagtttatgaatgaatgaaaaattacataacAATAGGCTATTATTTATAGGTGGGGAAAgaccatcccaaaagacttctcataatggctgaaatttatgagcattaggaagttcaatcaatttgaggaaaagaaagatGAAAAGATTTAAACGATGTTCATGTATTtattccattctagaatgtaccaaaTAATTAAGCATGAATTAGAATcatttaacctaattaaacactaattttacatgcctatcatgataataatgcactaaaaaaatatttagtcctcctaatttaaaacttgttaccacaagttggtccaaaaataaataacctaggacatataatagtagtacataaatttaatgaaaataatatattaacacaacaacaacaacaacaacaacaacaacaacaacaacaacaacaacaacaacaacaacaataataataataataataataataataataataataataatattaaaaataataataacttacgcaccttttaaatcacattataaagcataaaagagatagttataataattcacaaataatatcataataaaatattttaaattaaaaactagacttaaagaaaagtaactagaaagagaaataaaatgaaaattatgccatagagaaaattcggggcattacaatcctacccacttataaaaagtttcgtcctcgaaacttacaaagaaaaagataaggAAACTAGTACGAAATACTTACATTTGTTCTGCTACAAACAACTCGGGATACTTAAGTCGCATTGACTCTTCAGTTTCCCAGGTGGCTTGTTCATACTTTTGACTACGCCACAACACTTTCACTAATGGCACTTCCTTTCTCCTCAGAGAACGTACCTGACGATCAAGGATTTTGACGGGCTTTTCCTCAAAAGTCAAATTAGGATTGACCTCTACCGACTCTACGGCTATAACATGCGAAGGGTCACTTCGATAACGCCGTAACTGAGAGACTTgaaacacattgtgaaccttagattGCTCGACTGGCAAAGCCAACTTATAAGCCACTTCACCAATCCTCTCAAGCACCTCATAAGGACCCACATACTTAGGGCTGAGCTTGCCCTTCACACCAAATCTCATTACTCCCTTCATTGGGGATACCTTCAAAAGCACCTTATCCCCAACATCATAAGTAATAGGTTTCCTACTCAAATCGGCATAAGGCTTTTGTCGATCCTAGGCTGacttcatctttgcttgaatAATTTTGACCTTATCTACAGTAGATTGGATAAGATCGGGTCCCAACACCAACGAATCACTTATGTCGCTCCAGAAAGTAGGACTACGACATTTCCTGCCATACAGAGCCTCGCAGGGAGCCATTTGGATGCTCGCATGATAGTTGTTGTtgtaagagaactctaccaagCTTAAAGACTTCACCCACGAGCCTTGGAATTCCAGGGCACAAGCACGGAGCATGTCTTCCAAATTCTGGATTGTTCTCTCCGTTTGCCCATCAGTTGCAGCATGGAAAGCGGTACTCAACTTCAACTTAGTACCAAAAGCCTTTTGTAACGAGGACCAGAAATGAGATAAGAACATTGGATCACGATCGGAAACATTTTCCCTAGGTACACCATGCAACCTTAcgatttcatttgaataagccTCCGCCATTTGCTCCATTAACCAAGTCTTCTGCATAGGAACAAATCTGGCAACCTTGGTCAAGCGATCAACTATTACCCACACTGCATTCAAGCCACCAGCGGCATTACGAAGCCCCATtacaaaatccatggaaacGGAGTCAAACTTCCATGCTGGAATAGGAAGGGGTTGTAACAAACCACCTGGCCTTTGATGCTCAATCTTCACCTTCTGACACACCAAACACTTGGCAACAAATTCAGCAACCTCCTTTTTCATACAAGGCCACCAAAAGCTTAGCTTGAGGTCCTTATACATCTTCGAACCTCCAGGATGCACTGAATAAGGAGTGTTATGAGCTTCACTCATGATTTCGTTTTTCAAAATCGGATCATTAGGCACACACCATCGCCCTTTGAACATTATACTCCTATCCTCTGCAATATCAAAACTCACAGCTCATCCTTGAGCCTTTGCAGCTCGAATCTTCCGAAGCTTAGGATCATTTTGTTGCTTCTCTCTTAACTCAACGTAAAGAGCAGGCTCAGAACTCATAGCGCTTAAGCGAGCTTTAACCCCATCCAATGATACCACTTCAATTTCCATCTTGCAGAATTCATCACATAAATCCTTGGAGAGaaccttcataaaatttagCAAGGGTCCAAGCTTTCAACTCAGGGCATCAGCAACCCTATTAGCCTTTCCTTCCTTATACTCCAAGGTCAAATCATAATCCTTGATAAGCTCGAGCCAACGCCTCTGACGCATATTCAATTCTTTCTGAGTGAAAATATACTTGAGGCTTTTATGATCAGTGtaaattttgcacgaaacaccatATAAATAGTGTCGCCAAATCTTTAATGCAAACACCACTACAGCCAATTCAAGATCATACGtagggtaattcttctcatgaacttttaattgccttgaagcataggcaataaccttacctcgttgcatcaacacacaccctagTCCACTCTTCGAGGCATCACTGAACACCTCATAGTCCTCTCCTTCTGTCGGCAAGACTAAGACAGGAGCAGATGTGAGCTTTTCTTTCAAAAACTGAAAAACCTTTTCGCACTCTTCAGACCATCTAAACTTgcagtctttcttcatcaacttTGTCAGAGGTTGAGCAATAATAGAGAAGTTATTCACAAACCTTCGATAATAGCCTGCAAGTCCTAGAAAACTCCGAACTTCAGTTACACCAGAGGGACTTGCCCATTCTAGAATAGCTTTAATCTTCGCTGGATCAACCTTCACACCTTCCTTGCTAATAACATGGCCTAAAAATGCCACTTTCTTAagccagaattcacattttgagaacttggcaaaccatttctgcttcttgagaatgtttaacaccatttctagatgtttaacatgctcttcttcatcctttgagaataccaagatgtcgtcaatgaagacaactacacattcatccaacaaatcgtgaaaggacctattcatctggtccataaacacagcaggggcattcgtaagaccgaagggcataacgacaaattcataatgcccatatctAGTCCGGAAAGCCGTATTTTGAATATCATCTTCCCTCACGgggatctgatggtaaccagtCCTAAGGTCAATCTTAGAAAAGACACCCGCACCttttaattgatcaaaaagatcgtcAATTCTTGGCAAGGGATATCTATTTTTGATAGTTACCTTGTTCAGTTCACGGTAGTCAACACACAGCCGcatactaccatctttcttcttcacaaatagaACTGGAGCACCCCAAGGAGAAGCACTAGGCTTTATAAAACCCTTATTGATAAGCTCTTGCAACTGAGTCtttaactcttgcatttctgagGGTGCCATTCTATAGGGGGGTTTAGAAATAGGAGTGGTACCTGGAATCAAATCAATCCCAAATTCTACATCTCTTTCGGGAGGGATTCAAGGTAATTCTTCGGGAAATACATCTGGATAGTCTCTAACAATGGGAATCTCTTCAAGCTTAACGCCTTCGGAGACTTCAGTTACTTTGCACAAGAAAACTTCCTTCCCTTTCCTttgtattttcatcatcttcatagCAGAGATGATCTTCATATCAGGCTTTGCTTTGGTGTTAGAATAAGAAACTCTCTCccctttatggtttctcaacaCCACCTTCTTATCCCTACAATGGAATAAAGCTCGGTATTCCTTCAACCAATCCATGCCGAATATCACATCGAATTCGTCCATGGGGAACTCTTTAAGATTTGCAGTCAATTCTACCTCATTAATGATAATAGGAACGCTTTGAAAAGCGCAATGACAAGAAATTTTCTCCCCATTAGGAAGGGAGATCACAGATTTAACAGACATAGAAGAGTTCAACTTGGCTTTTTCAGTAAAGGAAGAAGAGATGAAAGAAGCAGTAGCCCCagtatcaaataaaacataagcaGGAATAGAGTTTACGAGAATAGTACCGGCAATGACATCAACATCCGATTCTTCCTCGGTTTCGGACATATTATAAACCCTGTTACGGAGAGGGGCATAACCACCAGTAATTGTCTTGCTTGCATCAGAATTCTTAGGGCAAGAGTACGAATGGTGACCCTCACCATTGCAATAGAAACACTTGACAGCAGAACCATCACAATTTTTGCCAGGGTGCCAATCTTTCTGGCACTTGAAACACTTCTTTGGTCTAGAATCAGAAGTACTCCCCTTGTTCGCAGGAATAAGCTTAGACTTCTTGGAGGGGTTTGCAATATGAAATGAGGGAGGGGGCCTCTTGGCTGTGAGAGCACGCCTAGCATCTTCTTCCTCCTAAACTGCAGCATAAGCACTATGGGCAACTTCATAAGCCCTCTGGAAAGTAGCAGCACCTGAACACATCATTGGTACCCTAATCCGAGCATCTAACCTCCTCACATACAACCTCACTTTCTCAGCTTCAGAAGGGATCAAAACAGCAGCAAAACGAGACAACTCTGTGAACTTGTTAGTATATGCTTGCACCGACATAGAACCCTGTTCCAGAGAGAGAAACTCTTCTCTTTTCAGCCACCTCAACTCGTCCGGATAGAATCTCTCCTTCAACTTCTTGGAGAACTATTCCCACCCAAAGCCAGTGGTAGCAAGACATTCAGCTTTGACCATACCCCACCAGTTGTCAGTCTCTTTCTTCAGGTAATACGAGCCAATAGCTACCTTTTCAGCATCTGGGCAGCCGGTCGCGTCAAAGAGTTTTTCTATCTCACGCAACCAACCTTCGAGAACTACAGGATCGGCAGTACCCTCATAGGCTGGGGGACGGTGACGATCAAACCAATCAAAGACAGACTGGTTGTTAGCCGGACCAGTGGATCGATTTGCGAAGGCAATGAGAGCATTCTCTAGAGCTCTCAGACGTTGGCGAGAAGACTCCTTCTCAGCAGAGGTTCTTCTTCTAGAAGGCATCctacaaaaacagaaatttatatGTAGTCTTACATACTTCCTTGCTTTTCTAAAACCAATTACCATTTCTTACTACCCAAGTAATCCTCACTCTATGGTCGAGTCAATATCTTAGATTCCAAGTAACTTACTCAAGCAAGCCTCGAAACCattcagctctgataccaactgtaatgacctgtcttaatatagggtgtattggcgAAAACAATAtactaagttgggtcactaaattttcaaaaaaaaattataacttcgaataaactaaatcaaaaagtcattacataataattcagagagtaaaacactcccataaataaaaagataaaacatctaaacttcaacttaatgttctaggtaaccctacactctctcagtcttattcccTAGATGCTCCGAGTGaaatcaatcatcacctgcaacaactaaacaaaaaattaccacttagtggccagtaactagactgtccttaacaaaaaagttcaaatttaaacaaacaactaacgtgaggcttaattaaaattcaaatcaattaacaacgatccaaccatacaagccaaaccaatagagtcaaataatgttgatcaattaaattaataccaaagtaggataaccaaatcaattaaaaccaagaaaaatttttccaaaacaatttaacaaaaaccaagttaacaatattttcaagtcgtacttggaacagacgcagtgaacaaattcgcggcccactaagcctagataaagtcagggtgaacctcgggtcaaccacaatgatataaccctgtctaagaatggccaatctctcttgttttccgaagatccagcataacgagaacggcaactaaatctaaaaccaatctactatagatgtgtTGTCCAATCGAAtgaaccactatggacttacccaacgatttccaaataacaacgaaaccaatgttcataaggaaccactatggatttacccttaagaacccaaaagtcaaattccaaaaccaaatcaaatgtttataaagaaccactatggatttaaccttaagaacccaaagccCACAATGACCATTTCCAAAATATCAAAACTCCTgaggagtagttcaaaaccaatcaagatcaaaatcatacagtttaagttgtaatgtctgagtttggaataaggataattcgaacttaatcaagaatacaccttactacaactcttgacaagaatatactacagacaatgttattttattcttaagtatggacttgtcgacaagcaacaaaacagttttataaaccatcaaaataaaatcacatagccattataatagtcaacaaaagtcaatggtcaaggtcaaagtcaatgccaaaatcaagttctctatttacatgactttaacaacaaatggtcataaactatctaattaaataaataagtagtacatgaaattaacacataaccaagcaattaggtacatgaccaaaaataataaattaataaattaaatcagattttaattccacttaaccttaattaatttcacaaaatttaaattaactagtttaagccattattaaataataattttgtaaaattaaacccaaattcatcaaaattaatttacactattacctactgattgtaacatattttagtgtaaaaataatgtggaaataaattaaaatcaataaattaaagccaaattactattaataaaaagtgcagattttccaaattttcgtaataatttaaaataaaattattcaaatcacaaaaattaaattttcaccaatcctaaattaaatctaagttataacacatcatagaagattaaaataacaataatatatgcacgaaaataatcaaagcaaaatttacaatataaaaccgaattaatcaatttaaattttaattaattttaaacaagacttctatgtttaattaagaaactaagtgaagaaaaatctagttacctggataatggaggaaagtaataatctttagaagattaaaaaaacacCAAGAAAACctcccaaataatttgaaaaataaattccttgaagtaagcttgaataattcaaaataattcttcaaaagtagcccaaaaatatgataatattttggcacttgaagaaaaataaagcaagtattttgttatgttccttttttttgagagaaaagaatgagagaaagaaagtttatgagctagtttatgaatgaatgataaattACATAAGTATTTATAGGTGGGGAAAGACCATCCCAAAAGATTTCTCATAATGGCTgaaatttatgagcattaggaagttcaatcaatttgaggaaaagaaagatGAAAAGATTTGAACGATGTTCATGCATTtattccattctagaatgtaccaaaTAATTAAGCATGAATTAGAATcatttaacctaattaaacactaattttacatgtctatcatgataataatgcactaaaaaaaatatttagtcctcctaatttaaaacttgttaccacaagttggtccaaaaataaataacctaggacatataatagtagtatataaatttaatgaaaataatatattaacacaacaacaacaacaacaacaacaacaacaacaacaataaaaataacttacgcACCTTttaatcacattataaagcataaaagagatagttataataattcacaaataatatcataataaattattttaaattaaaaactagacttaatgaaaagtaactagaaagagaaataaaatgaaaattatgacCATAGagaaaattcggggcattacaaaaaggacttgtgttggtctgtgggggGCTAGTCTACAACCTTTATGGATAGTCATCGGCGGTTTGATGACGTTAGAGAGTTACAAATAATGAATATGCTTTCTCGACATTATTTATCAATGTTTTTCTTGCTTTTTGATTATTTGGAAATGTTTATACTCTTTAAAGAGAAGCACTTCAGCAAATTCATGGATCTCTTATCACTAAATTTTTATGCCCAACAAAACAAATGTCCCTGTATGGTTGTCTAGACATATTGAATCTAAGCCGAATGATTTGAAATCCACAGTGATGATTTTGCAAGACAAAATCAATATTGTCTAAGGCATATTAAGTACTTTTATGAAAGGAAGGGCATGGTTAGAACTTATTAAAATAGTTTCACTAAATGATGAACTAATTGTTCCCTTTTCCTCCCTCTAAATAAAAAGGTTAGGACTTAGATGCATTATTAACGGATTTTACAACAATTTTTTTGGGATGTGACTGAAATTATCTTGATCCAACAATttctatatatatcaaatttatGTTTGTGTgattctttattattaattatttattttatttgtatataatttatttgcTTAATTGTttcataaaaatcaaataaacaatAACTTTGGAGGAAACTAGGGTATTTGTAGCTAAACCTCGTTTATAATTTGttgtattttgtttaatttatttttcctcGTTATTATTTTGCTTTTTATCTATCGGAAACAATTATTTCTAAGCGGGtctttaaaaacaaatttaaaaatgagCAAACTCTCTTTCAACCCCTTTGAGAGTATTTAGTCAAATATATTGTAATCTTTAGTAGGTGTTCAACATTTGCTATATGTATGGCACATAGAAAATAAAGTGAAGTACATGGTTAACAATTTATATGGTGGTAAACAAAATCACCAAGGGGAGATATTTAGGCGTACATATAGTGGAACCATTTGATTAAATTCTCTATATTGAGGCCTTGTGCTAGTCGATGAGCATCAGTAGGTTGTAGTGGGATACAAATAATACGTTGAATGTACCTAAGTTGTCCGACTTTCATCTAGAAAATATAACTCGATGATATTGAAAGATGAAATACACCCAATATATGCAGTATGTGAGTGTTCGCTCAACAACCCCAAGGGATCAATAATATATGAAGTCCATTCAACATGTAAATACACATATAATCGGCAAAACAATCTTAGTTGAAGTTGGAAAGATAACAGAATTACATATCTAAAATGATATGGAATCCAATTACTTCTACATGCAACTAGTCTGGATATGTCACGATATGTCTTTAACAATGATAACAACTAAGCCCTCGTCTTGTTTTCATCATCACAGTGACGAGGACAAGAATAGAAGGACGAGAAGTACACATAAATCCATATTTATAAGAGTGTCAGACATCCCTCAATGCTTTAGAAACTAAACCGATTAACGGTACAAAGCTACGATATAAATAAGCCAAAGTAACTGCCCCCACAAAATCTCATCCTAGTCCTTATCCACTACTAAAATAGGGTAGAGCCGTATCCTAGTCTGTGTGTTATCGACTAGAGGTTTGGACCCCAtaatagccatgtagtaggttATAGACTACACTTGTAACGACTGATGAGTATTGTTGAACAAGCTTAGAAGGTCACTCACTTTGCTGCTCCGACTACTTTACATCTCCGTCCAGCGCAACTCACTCATAGGTTCCCTAAATAGGCCTCTAAAAGCCAAGGCACATGTCTGCGCTATAGGGTCAGCGGGTAATTAACCACCAATACACAACCCTAGTATACATTGTATATCGTGCAACATAATTGTCATCTCTCACTAGGGCATGTGAAACGTGTTGGTATTCGGCTGCCACCTCTTAACAAAAGCTAAAATAAGAGCATTATCAATGTGCTGGTGAATTATACACGACAACATACCCGAAGAAGTAACGAGAAACATTCTATACAACTCATCAGACATATATCAAAGCTTGACGATGCCCTTTATCCTCTTATTACTAGTAAGACACTCCGAAATCAGAGGTACATGCTTAGTTTTCTCAGATATAAACCTATTTATGTGTTCTACATAAGGTAAAAGCCTACAATCCATAAGTCTACTAGGCTCGGGTATACTAATCACCTAATTCCGGTTAGTTGCCTTCTTTAATATCCTAACGTGAGGACCTAGATCTTCTACTGGGATTTCATCAACACTGCTAGAACTACTAACCCTAACATGTGTGCACACAAATTTGCCCCTATCCTCGTGCAATGGTCCAATCAACAAGCAATCCCATACACCCCTACTATCGACTATATCTTTCCTCATCACTAGACCTCGGGAACTATATTGGCTCATTGGGTCATGTATAAGAGATGCACTTATTCTAGGTGCTAGACCACTCGGCATGGCCTTGTTTGACAACATGCTCCGACCTAGTATGACGAGGAGACTTGGTACCACCCTTCATGTCGCCTCTAAAATGCGTAAACCTAGAACTA
This Amaranthus tricolor cultivar Red isolate AtriRed21 chromosome 13, ASM2621246v1, whole genome shotgun sequence DNA region includes the following protein-coding sequences:
- the LOC130798916 gene encoding uncharacterized protein LOC130798916 — protein: MVIAFRKARKYVRLHINFCFCRMPPRRRTSAEKESSRQRLRALENALIALANRSTVPANNQSVFDRFDRHRPPAYEGTADPVVLEGWLRKIEKLFDATGCPDAEKVAIGSYYLKKEADNWWGMVKAECLATSGFGWEKFSRKLKERFYPDELRWLKREEFLSLKHGSMSVQAYTNKFTELSRFAAVLIPSEAEKVRLYVRRLDAWIRVPMMCSGAATFQRAYEVALSAYAAVQEEEDARRALTAKRPPPSFHTANPSKKSKLIPANKGSTSDSRPKKCFKCQKDWHAGKNCDGSNVKCFYCNDEGHHSYSCPKNSDASKTITGSYAPLRNRVYNMSETEEESDVDVIAGTILVNSIPAYVLFDTGLLLLSSLLPLLKQPS